The following proteins come from a genomic window of Lolium rigidum isolate FL_2022 chromosome 5, APGP_CSIRO_Lrig_0.1, whole genome shotgun sequence:
- the LOC124653728 gene encoding pentatricopeptide repeat-containing protein At5g10690-like produces the protein MNAVLEACVSCGDVDLAVQLFDQMRGPMGCGVDAVSYGILLKGLGIARRIDEAFEILESIEKDTSVGCPRLSPHLICGFLNTLIEAGDMRRANALVARFRQVLYEGQSVLLYNLLMKGYIKSNFPLGALTVKDEILRQGLKPDRLTYNTIIFACVKSGEIEKAFQYLEDMKEEAKRDDNPELLPDAVTYTTLLKGLGNSQDLYSVLKIVVEMKSSLILIDRTAYTAMADAFLACGSIDGALCIFGELIKQVGTNKDLRPKPHLYLSIMRAFATIGDFDMVKRLYKRMWPDSAGSISRSAKQEAVELLMEAALNNNQIDVAKGLLRRIVKGKEHFSWTSRVGLVALKVETLSGFTNSPLRPHVFPQILLNDPVEKYMLPFQESRPLCGDLILENVVMRFLKDSVVPLVNDWGACTGIVHSYDCTEMDAPLLSMARQPLCVPTSTSLEHVMDLLLREKCEMVIVVKSGNMYEGSYTSSSRPLGVFSLAILSKFTTNRSNTHDTSVSRVVP, from the exons ATGAACGCCGTGCTCGAGGCCTGCGTCAGCTGCGGCGACGTCGACCTCGCCGTCCAGCTCTTTGACCAAATGCGGGGGCCCATGGGGTGCGGCGTTGACGCCGTCTCCTACGGTATCCTGCTCAAG GGTCTGGGGATAGCTAGAAGGATTGATGAAGCATTCGAGATACTGGAATCAATTGAGAAAGATACTTCTGTTGGGTGCCCCAGGCTCTCTCCTCATCTGATTTGTGGTTTTCTAAACACCCTTATCGAAGCAG GAGATATGAGGCGTGCCAATGCTCTTGTTGCTCGTTTTCGGCAAGTCCTTTATGAAGGCCAATCTGTGTTACTATACAACTTACTGATGAAG GGATACATAAAAAGCAACTTCCCTCTGGGAGCTTTGACTGTTAAAGATGAGATATTGCGCCAAGGGTTGAAGCCTGATAGATTGACATACAACACCATCATTTTTGCCTGCGTGAAATCAGGAGAGATTGAGAAGGCTTTCCAGTATCTTGAAGATATGAAG GAAGAAGCTAAAAGGGATGATAATCCTGAACTCCTCCCGGATGCTGTTACCTATACAACATTACTTAAG GGTTTAGGAAATAGCCAAGATCTTTATTCAGTTTTGAAGATTGTGGTGGAGATGAAATCGTCACTTATTTTAATTGATAGGACTGCATATACAGCTATGGCAGATGCCTTTCTAGCTTGCGGGTCCATTGATG GGGCTCTTTGCATTTTTGGCGAGTTAATAAAGCAGGTTGGCACCAACAAAGATTTGAGGCCCAAACCTCATCTTTATCTTTCAATCATGAGAGCTTTTGCTACTATAGGTGATTTTGATATGGTAAAGAGACTATACAAACGCATGTGGCCAGATTCAGCTGGATCCATTAGCCGTTCAGCTAAACAAGAGGCAGTTGAGCTATTAATGGAAGCTGCTTTAAATAACAATCAG ATAGATGTGGCTAAAGGACTTCTCAGAAGGATAGTTAAGGGGAAGGAGCATTTCTCTTGGACGAGTAGAGTAGGCCTG GTGGCACTAAAAGTTGAAACGTTATCTGGATTCACCAACTCTCCTCTTAGACCGCATGTATTTCCACAG ATTCTCTTGAATGATCCTGTCGAGAAGTATATGCTTCCGTTTCAAGAAAGTAGACCGTTATGTGGCGACTTAATCTTGGAGAACGTTGTGATGCGATTCTTAAAAGACTCTGTGGTTCCTCTTGTGAATGACTGGGGAGCTTGTACTGGAATTGTTCACAGCTATGATTGTACCGAG ATGGATGCACCTCTTCTTTCAATGGCGAGACAACCACTCTGCGTGCCCACTTCAACCTCGCTTGAGCATGTGATGGATCTCCTTCTCAGAGAGAAATGTGAAATGGTGATTGTGGTGAAAAGCGGCAACATGTATGAAGGCAGTTACACATCCAGCTCAAGACCACTGGGAGTTTTCTCCCTCGCAATCTTGTCGAAGTTCACCACCAACAGGTCGAACACCCATGACACATCCGTCTCTAGGGTAGTACCCTGA